In bacterium, one DNA window encodes the following:
- a CDS encoding alpha/beta fold hydrolase — MSFLFTLLTIAAGLYVAGKIAEYLYAPRSTEDETHYVTTNDGWRLAIHRYRPRGEDPHGEPVILHHGFASTSAGFDLGVGDGPDGAPSLAHALADRGYDVFLPNLRGRAPSDMPRPGTNRRWDWSVDDYIERDDPAIVDYVLRLTGYSNLHWIGHSMGGILLLAHGCVYGGERIASGVTVASGFDYGNAKSYFGPLTKAAFLAPYVRRVGSGFLARIYAFFAGRFRGPIGEFHYWPENISPAAARAIHTGVEVDVSGNVCVQLATLLAPGGLIRRRDGACFAGMADRIDMPLLMLVGDRDRMCPEVVGERTRALIRRKDTKVVPFGREHGHISHYGHFDLLCGRNADREVYPHIVEWLAAHPATRADAKPERRAAGRLRKKSA, encoded by the coding sequence ATGTCGTTCCTCTTCACGCTTCTCACCATCGCCGCCGGCCTCTACGTGGCCGGCAAGATCGCCGAATATCTCTACGCCCCGCGTTCCACCGAAGACGAGACGCACTACGTCACCACGAACGACGGCTGGCGCCTCGCGATCCACCGCTATCGCCCGCGCGGCGAGGACCCGCACGGCGAGCCGGTCATCCTGCATCACGGATTCGCGAGCACGTCCGCGGGCTTTGATCTTGGCGTCGGCGACGGGCCGGACGGCGCGCCGTCGCTCGCGCACGCGCTCGCCGATCGGGGCTACGACGTTTTTCTGCCGAACCTGCGCGGGCGCGCGCCCTCGGACATGCCGCGCCCGGGCACGAATCGCCGCTGGGATTGGTCGGTGGACGACTACATCGAGCGCGACGACCCGGCTATCGTCGATTACGTGCTGCGTTTGACCGGTTATTCAAATTTGCACTGGATCGGCCACAGCATGGGCGGCATCCTGCTTTTGGCGCACGGGTGCGTTTACGGCGGGGAGCGCATCGCGAGCGGCGTCACCGTGGCGAGCGGCTTCGATTACGGCAATGCGAAGTCTTACTTCGGCCCGCTGACGAAGGCGGCGTTTCTCGCGCCCTATGTGCGTCGCGTCGGCTCCGGATTCCTTGCGCGGATATACGCGTTTTTCGCCGGGCGTTTCCGCGGGCCGATCGGCGAGTTCCACTACTGGCCCGAAAACATCTCGCCCGCCGCGGCACGCGCGATCCACACCGGCGTCGAGGTGGATGTGTCCGGTAACGTGTGCGTGCAGTTGGCGACGCTTCTTGCGCCGGGCGGCCTGATCCGGCGGCGCGACGGCGCCTGCTTCGCGGGGATGGCGGACAGGATCGACATGCCGCTTTTGATGCTGGTGGGCGACCGCGACCGCATGTGCCCGGAGGTCGTCGGCGAACGCACGCGCGCGCTCATCCGGCGCAAGGACACGAAGGTCGTCCCGTTCGGCCGCGAGCACGGGCATATCTCGCATTACGGCCACTTTGACCTGCTTTGCGGTCGCAACGCCGATCGCGAGGTGTACCCGCACATCGTCGAGTGGCTCGCCGCGCATCCGGCGACGCGCGCGGACGCAAAGCCCGAGCGGCGCGCGGCGGGTCGACTGCGGAAAAAGAGCGCCTGA